Part of the Patescibacteria group bacterium genome, TTGGGGATACTGCTTGTGTTATCAAACTTGGGTATAAATATAACATCACTAATAGCGGGTCTTGGTATAGGTGGTATAGCTGTGGCATTGGCACTACAAAATATATTGATGGACCTCTTCAGTTCTTTCGCCATACATTTTGATAAGCCATTCGTGCCTGGTGATTTCATCGTTGTCGGCTCTAACATGGGGACAGTAGAGAAAATAGGTATAAAAACAACACGTATAAGGGCACTTCAGGGGGAAGAAATCATCATTTCCAATCAAGAATTAACCTCAGCAAGAATTCAAAACTTCAAAAAGATGGAAAAAAGACGGATAGTCTTCTCTTTCGGCGTTGTTTACGAAACAACGCAAGAAAAACTTGAGAAAATACCAAATATCATAGAAAATATCATAAAATCCATAGAAATGGCTGACTTTGGCAGGGCTCATTTTCACAAATTTGACGATTCTGCCCTTACTTTTGAGGTTGTATATTTTGTAAAAACCCCTGATTATAATGAATATATGGATATAAACCAGAAAATACACCTTGGAATTAAAGGAGAATTTGAAAAAGAGGGTATTTCAATGGCATATCCTACTCAAACAATCTATATGAACAATAACAAAATATAAAGTCTACAGAGATTGACAAGGTGACAATATCTATTGTCTTAGCTTGACTTTTTATTGCCTGTGTGTATAATGGTAGTAACCCTGATGGGTTATTTTTATTGTACTAGGTCGTCATTGTCAGTTTTAAGTTTATATAAAGATTATGGACGAGAATAACACACCAAACACACCTGTAGAGGAGACAAATGAAGCTCCTGCTGAGGAAGCTACTGAAGCTTCTGCTGAGTAAATCTCTAAAAGAATCCGTCTACTGGCGGATTCTTTTTTTCAAAAAATAGGTCGTCATTGTCAGCTTTAAGTTTATATAAATATTATGGAAGAGAATAAATGCACTACTTGCAACACTGAGCCTTGCTCATGTGGAGCTCCTACAACAGACACTCCTGCTACTGATACTCCTGCTGAGTAGATAACGAAAAGAGCCCACCCTAACGGCGGGCTCTTTTTTTGCCAAAAATTAAAATTTATATATTGAACCCTCTATTATATTATGATATGATGATATAGTAATGAATTTCAAAGAATCAAAAGAAAGAGCCATACTATTACGCAAACAAGGATTCTCATATAGTTATATATCTAACGAAACAGGGGTCTCAAAAAGTACTCTTAGCTATTGGCTAACTAATATACCCTATAAACCCAACAAAGATACAATTGCCAGAATGGGAGAGGGTCGCCTTAAGTCAGCTATCTTCAAGAGTAATCAAAAACAAAAATCTATATCAGAAGCTAAAAAGCTGGCAAAAGACGACATAAAAGATATTACCGACAGGGATTTATTTATGCTCGGTATTGGACTCTATATAGGCGAAGGCGCAAAAACACAAAATATTATAAGGATCATCAATGCCGATCCGAATATAATTAATCTTTCTATAGGGTGGTTTGAGCGAATTTGCGGCCTTAAAAAAGACAATTTTTCGCTTGCAATTCATCTTTATTTAGATAATAATGTAGAGGAATCTCTTGATTATTGGTCAAAGATTACATCTATACCAAGAAGTCAATTTGGGAAAACACAGATAGATCAAAGGTTAGGAAAAAAAATATCCAAAAGAGGGAAATTACCTCATGGTACGGCTCATTTGACTATTAAAAGTAATGGGAAGAAAGAATTTGGCGTTTTCCTTCATAGAAGAATAATGGCTTGGATAGATGAAGTTTATTTAAAAACAAATAATGCGGGTATAATTTAGTGGTAGAATATCTGGCTTCCAACCAGAATACGGGAGTTCGATTCCCCCTACCCGCATATTGCAACAACAAAAAAGCCACCCAATGGGTGGCTTTTTTGTTGTTGCAATATGCGGGGTAGAGAAAGCAAATTGCTTTGCTTCGCCGCTTCCATTTTGCTAAAATAAAGATACTAGTGGAAATTTAAGGAAAGTCGTTGGGGACAAAGTTTGGCCCCTTGCGGGGGGGTGATTAGTAAAATAGAAGTAGTTGTGGAAAACTAAATCTGCAACCAAATTTTCATAAAAAAATGGACCAAAATAATGACGACGGAGGAATAGATTTGAGTCATGCGCTTGATGATTCAAGCAGTCGCATAAAGTTTGAGGGCGAGGAGTTTCAACGACCTCGATCTTTTGAAACACCAACGCCAAAAATTGTTGGGGTGGTCATCAAGTATTCCGGTGGATATATTAAAGACGAAAAACAGGCAAGTTA contains:
- a CDS encoding mechanosensitive ion channel family protein: MNFWDYKILENTTQDYILAILAFAVFVFLFRLFQDLVIRRLKNLAKKTKTDIDDTLIKIVHTIKPQFYYFVAFYFATYFLYLSSTTKKVINVILLVWITYQAIVIVGVLIDYTINRYIKSGNGAESKSAIRLLGKIAKGALWLLGILLVLSNLGINITSLIAGLGIGGIAVALALQNILMDLFSSFAIHFDKPFVPGDFIVVGSNMGTVEKIGIKTTRIRALQGEEIIISNQELTSARIQNFKKMEKRRIVFSFGVVYETTQEKLEKIPNIIENIIKSIEMADFGRAHFHKFDDSALTFEVVYFVKTPDYNEYMDINQKIHLGIKGEFEKEGISMAYPTQTIYMNNNKI